In Notamacropus eugenii isolate mMacEug1 chromosome 1, mMacEug1.pri_v2, whole genome shotgun sequence, one genomic interval encodes:
- the SCP2D1 gene encoding SCP2 sterol-binding domain-containing protein 1, protein MWKKERKRSHHQPKIKAAEGVSSTGQYVELNSAQDPSAPKSIQVTELRSNLVFEEISRRVKEVGSQLVKKVNAIFQLDITKDGKIIVQWTVDLKNGSGEVYSGSARSPADTVFTIPDHIFMELVLGKTNPQRAFFAGKLKVSGKVMLGQKLEKIFKDCAKF, encoded by the coding sequence atgtggaagaaagaaaggaagagaagccaCCATCAGCCTAAGATCAAAGCAGCTGAAGGAGTTTCTAGTACAGGACAATATGTAGAGCTGAATTCAGCTCAGGATCCTTCAGCACCCAAATCCATTCAAGTCACAGAACTCCGCAGTAACCTAGTATTTGAAGAAATTAGCCGTCGGGTCAAAGAAGTGGGCAGCCAACTGGTCAAGAAGGTCAACGCTATATTTCAGTTGGACATTACTAAAGATGGGAAGATCATTGTCCAGTGGACGGTCGACTTGAAGAATGGATCTGGAGAAGTATACTCAGGATCAGCGAGGAGCCCAGCTGACACCGTGTTTACTATTCCAGACCATATTTTCATGGAGCTGGTGCTAGGCAAAACCAATCCTCAAAGGGCTTTCTTTGCTGGTAAGCTGAAAGTGAGTGGCAAAGTAATGCTGGGACAGAAGCTGGAAAAGATTTTCAAAGACTGTGCTAAATTCTAA